The genome window AATATAGTAACTAGCACagttatttgattttaaatatagaaAGAAACCTCAAGTATCTGAAATGCTGCGCTTACTTCTTTCGTTAttctgttttatttttactttGATTAAAATTAGTATGAATATGGTGAAGCACAGagcaatattttttttgctcTATCTTTTCAGCAATCTGGATCATATATAACTAGATCATAAATGATCTAGTTATTATAATTCCATTTGACTTGAATAACTGTTCTGATTCTTAAAGTCCTTTCGttgtttataaaaatattataatcgTAGCAGCAACAACATATCAAATAGAAACAACTACtccttttcttttttttttttctataCTATATTGCAAAACACAATGCAACTAACATTTGTTGCTTTATTCTTGTTCCTAGTTTCAAACGCCTGGTCTTCACCGGTTCCAAAAAAAAACGAAAATGATATCCAATTCGTCCACccacaaaataaaaaacgTTACTTCGATTATGATAGTTTTGGTCAACCTCTTCGTGGTTTAAACATCGGCGGTTGGTTAGTTCTAGAACCATACATCACTCCATCATTATTCGAGGCTTTCCGTACTAATCCAGATAATGACAATGGCATTCCAGTCGATGAATATCACTACTGTCAATATTTAGGAAAGGATACCGCTGCTGAAAGACTAACTAACCATTGGGACACTTTCTATACCGAAGCTGATTTCGAAGACATCTCTAAATTAGGTTTCAATATGGTTAGACTTCCAATTGGTTACTGGGCTTTCAAGACTTTAGACAATGATCCATACGTTACTGGTTTGCAAGAAGCTTACTTAGATAAAGCTATCCAATGGGCAGCCAAATACAACTTAAAAGTATGGGTCGATCTACATGGTGCTGCTGGTTCTCAAAATGGTTTCGACAATTCAGGTTTAAGAGATTCCATCAATTTCTTGGATGACACTAACTTGGCTTTAACCACTGAAGTTTTAAATTacattttacaaaaatattcagCAGACGAATATTTAGACACTGTCATTGGTATCGAGTTAATCAACGAACCATTAGGTCCTTCTCTGGATATggataaattgaaaaatgatttcTTATTACCTGCATACAATTACATAAGAGATAATTTACAAAG of Tetrapisispora phaffii CBS 4417 chromosome 6, complete genome contains these proteins:
- the EXG1 gene encoding glucan 1,3-beta-glucosidase (similar to Saccharomyces cerevisiae EXG1 (YLR300W) and SPR1 (YOR190W); ancestral locus Anc_6.99), which translates into the protein MQLTFVALFLFLVSNAWSSPVPKKNENDIQFVHPQNKKRYFDYDSFGQPLRGLNIGGWLVLEPYITPSLFEAFRTNPDNDNGIPVDEYHYCQYLGKDTAAERLTNHWDTFYTEADFEDISKLGFNMVRLPIGYWAFKTLDNDPYVTGLQEAYLDKAIQWAAKYNLKVWVDLHGAAGSQNGFDNSGLRDSINFLDDTNLALTTEVLNYILQKYSADEYLDTVIGIELINEPLGPSLDMDKLKNDFLLPAYNYIRDNLQSNQVIIIHDAFQPFHYWDNFLTPAQDAWGIVVDHHHYHVFSPGELSAEFDAKINDACNWGPDTLTEAHWTVAGEFSGALTDCTKWLNGVGVGARFDGTYPNSYYIGSCANNEDISTWSDERKMQTRKFIEAQLDAFELRNGWVFWCYKTESTIEWDVRRLIENNLFPSPLTDRLYPNQCNFA